CGAGGTGTCGAGTGGGCAGCAGAACTAGCCCCGCAGCTGGCGCGCGGCCCAATCGACCAGATCCTCCTGTTCGCCCGTTTCCGGGCACGAACCGGCCTCCTTCACCCGCCGGACGGCCTCTGCACGGTCCAGCCCTAACGCCATCAGCACACACGCCGCGAAGGTGCCCGTCCTGCCGATCCCAGCCCCACAGTGGACGAGCACGCCGGCGCCCTGTTGCAGCCGACGCGCGACTTCCGACGCGAGGCGCACAAACCCGGCGCGATCCTCGGGCACCCCGTGGTCCGGCCCGCCTTTGTTTTGCCGCTGATTTTAGCAAACCCGTACGCCTGTGGGTGAGAGACGGGCGGCCGTGGCTCGCACCCGAACCGCGGGCAGCGAAACCACGTGAAACGCGGAACGTGTGGAGG
The nucleotide sequence above comes from Armatimonadota bacterium. Encoded proteins:
- a CDS encoding tyrosine-protein phosphatase, which codes for MPEDRAGFVRLASEVARRLQQGAGVLVHCGAGIGRTGTFAACVLMALGLDRAEAVRRVKEAGSCPETGEQEDLVDWAARQLRG